A DNA window from Mastomys coucha isolate ucsf_1 unplaced genomic scaffold, UCSF_Mcou_1 pScaffold21, whole genome shotgun sequence contains the following coding sequences:
- the LOC116102095 gene encoding zinc finger protein 175-like isoform X2 produces the protein MNLTQKLQRLHPQDGSRERSVSFEDVTVDFSQEEWRRLDSAQRRLYQEVMLEIYSHLLAVEVESEFYTPWQKASEKAGFQTSKASAVTRHGLWCSVLEELWQDPDPARRDRQKQLQLPPWSPGAFLSKKTQSTERDCGCKEPRKPIPLVSNLISTQKGAPKLLAKCLNRNLGVNGEEQGNGPEQLNDIVTSDHLFMQNSPNDNCTVPHEGWDPCKGNQCRQVPIHKQTLAEREGHSHEKPDERTGCGKIFYDESASRKRQAAHPGEGPFVCHKCGKAFLQKTEFASHQETHPEKPYECPDCGKSFSRTSNLQVHHRIHTGEKPYECLDCGKSFNNTSQLKVHYRTHTGERPYVCLECGKAFKQKSILSTHETVHSGEKPYKCTACGKLFSCTSRLKVHYQIHMKEKPYECSDCGKGFKRKSSLSVHQKIHIRQTHHVCSECGKAFNQKSELSTHQRLHLGKNSHKCSDCGKSFTYASQLKMHHRVHTGEKPYKCRDCGKSFTYSFTLNVHRRIHKLEKPHKCSVCGKALASKYQLEEHERIHTGEKPYVCTECGKGFHGRSGFLRHQITHTRDKPFVCHKCGKAFFQRSQLTSHQQTHTGEKPYKCHYCGKSFSHTSQLTVHHRIHTGERPYKCNYCGKSFSNSSQLKEHLRIHTGETPYACSECGKAFSRRSSLNLHTKIHTGEKHHICSECGKAFSQKSVLRTHQRIHTGEKPYKCSDCGKALASKGQLRDHQRIHTGEKPYVCPECGKGFFGRSSLHRHQITHTKERPFVCQKCGKTFIQKSALTSHQQIHTGKKPYVCPECGKGFYNKSSLPRHQMTHTRGRSFVCQKCGKAFLQKSVLKCHQRTHTCKKP, from the exons ATGAATTTGACCCAGAAGCTCCAGAGACTACACCCACAGGATGGGTCACGTGAG AGATCGGTGTCCTTCGAGGATGTGACTGTGGACTTCAGCCAGGAGGAATGGCGGCGCCTGGACTCTGCCCAGAGACGCCTGTACCAGGAGGTGATGCTGGAGATCTACAGCCACCTCTTGGCAGTGG aaGTGGAATCAGAGTTTTACACTCCTTGGCAGAAAGCTTCTGAGAAAGCAGGATTTCAAACGAGTAAGGCAAGTGCAGTCACAAGGCATGGTTTGTGGTGCTCTGTGTTAGAAGAACTGTGGCAAGACCCTGACCCTGCAAGAAGAGATCGGCAAAAGCAGCTCCAGCTCCCACCCTGGAGTCCTGGTGCTTTCCTCAGCAAGAaaacacagagcacagagagagatTGTGGGTGTAAGGAGCCCAGGAAACCCATTCCCTTGGTATCCAACCTTATTTCTACACAAAAGGGAGCTCCAAAGTTACTTGCAAAATGTTTGAATCGTAATCTTGGAGTAAATGGCGAAGAACAAGGCAACGGCCCAGAACAGCTTAATGACATTGTTACATCTGATCACCTCTTCATGCAAAACTCTCCTAATGATAACTGTACAGTTCCTCATGAAGGATGGGATCCATGCAAAGGTAACCAGTGCAGACAAGTTCCCATCCATAAACAAACACTTGCAGAGAGAGAAGGTCATTCTCACGAGAAACCAGATGAGCGCACGGGATGTGGAAAGATCTTCTATGACGAGTCTGCTTCCCGTAAGCGTCAGGCAGCTCACCCTGGGGAGGGGCCTTTTGTTTGTCAcaagtgtgggaaagccttcctCCAGAAGACAGAGTTTGCCTCCCATCAAGAAACTCACCCAGAGAAACCTTATGAGTGTCCCGACTGTGGGAAATCATTCAGTCGAACGTCCAACCTGCAGGTCCATCATcgaattcacactggagagaaaccttatgaatgtctTGACTGTGGCAAATCATTCAATAATACATCCCAGCTGAAGGTACATTACCGAACCCACACAGGAGAGAGGCCTTACGTGTGTCttgaatgtgggaaagccttcaagCAGAAGTCGATCCTCAGCACGCATGAGACAGTTCACTCCGGGGAGAAGCCTTATAAGTGTACTGCCTGTGGGAAACTGTTCAGCTGCACGTCCCGACTGAAAGTGCATTATCAGATTCACATGAAGGAGAAACCTTACGAATGCAGTGACTGTGGGAAAGGTTTCAAGCGAAAGTCAAGCCTCAGCGTTCACCAGAAGATCCATATCCGACAAACACACCACGTGTGCAGCGAGTGTGGGAAAGCTTTCAACCAGAAGTCAGAGCTCAGCACGCACCAGAGACTTCACCTGGGGAAGAATTCTCACAAATGCAGTGACTGTGGGAAGTCCTTCACTTACGCATCCCAACTGAAGATGCACCATCGAGTGCACACGGGGGAGAAGCCCTACAAGTGCCGGGACTGTGGGAAATCCTTTACGTACTCATTCACACTGAATGTGCATCGCCGGATTCACAAGCTGGAGAAGCCCCACAAGTGCAGCGTCTGTGGGAAAGCCTTGGCTTCTAAGTACCAACTGGAAGAACATGAGCGaatccacacaggagagaaaccctatgtgtGTACTGAATGTGGAAAAGGCTTCCACGGTAGGTCAGGTTTCCTAAGACATCAGATAACTCACACTAGGGATAAACCTTTTGTCTGTCATAAATGTGGGAAGGCCTTCTTCCAGCGGTCACAGTTGACATCTCATCAGCAaactcacacaggagagaagccttataAATGTCATTACTGTGGGAAATCATTCAGTCACACATCCCAACTGACAGTCCATCATCGAATTCACACAGGGGAGAGACCTTACAAATGCAACTACTGTGGGAAGTCATTCAGTAATTCCTCCCAACTGAAAGAGCATCTCCGAATTCATACTGGGGAGACACCTTATGCATGTTCCGaatgtgggaaggccttcagCCGAAGATCATCCCTCAATCTACACACgaaaattcatactggagaaaaacacCATATATGTAGTGAGTGTGGAAAAGCCTTTAGTCAGAAGTCAGTACTGCGGACACACCAGAGAATACACACTGGGGAAAAGCCGTACAAATGCAGTGATTGTGGGAAAGCCCTGGCTTCAAAGGGCCAACTTCGAGATCACCAGCGGATTCACACGGGCGAGAAACCCTATGTGTGCCCTGAATGTGGGAAGGGTTTCTTTGGCAGGTCATCTTTGCATAGACATCAGATAACTCACACTAAGGAGAGACCTTTTGTCTGTCAAAAATGTGGGAAGACCTTCATCCAGAAGTCAGCACTGACATCCCATCAGCAGATTCACACAGGCAAAAAACCCTATGTGTGCCCCGAATGTGGAAAGGGCTTCTACAATAAGTCATCTTTACCTAGACATCAGATGACTCACACTAGGGGGAGATCTTTTGTCTGTCAAAAATGTGGGAAGGCGTTCCTCCAGAAGTCAGTGTTGAAATGCCATCAGCGGACTCACACTTGCAAGAAGCCTTAG
- the LOC116102095 gene encoding zinc finger protein 585A-like isoform X3, which produces MAAPGLCPETPVPGEVESEFYTPWQKASEKAGFQTSKASAVTRHGLWCSVLEELWQDPDPARRDRQKQLQLPPWSPGAFLSKKTQSTERDCGCKEPRKPIPLVSNLISTQKGAPKLLAKCLNRNLGVNGEEQGNGPEQLNDIVTSDHLFMQNSPNDNCTVPHEGWDPCKGNQCRQVPIHKQTLAEREGHSHEKPDERTGCGKIFYDESASRKRQAAHPGEGPFVCHKCGKAFLQKTEFASHQETHPEKPYECPDCGKSFSRTSNLQVHHRIHTGEKPYECLDCGKSFNNTSQLKVHYRTHTGERPYVCLECGKAFKQKSILSTHETVHSGEKPYKCTACGKLFSCTSRLKVHYQIHMKEKPYECSDCGKGFKRKSSLSVHQKIHIRQTHHVCSECGKAFNQKSELSTHQRLHLGKNSHKCSDCGKSFTYASQLKMHHRVHTGEKPYKCRDCGKSFTYSFTLNVHRRIHKLEKPHKCSVCGKALASKYQLEEHERIHTGEKPYVCTECGKGFHGRSGFLRHQITHTRDKPFVCHKCGKAFFQRSQLTSHQQTHTGEKPYKCHYCGKSFSHTSQLTVHHRIHTGERPYKCNYCGKSFSNSSQLKEHLRIHTGETPYACSECGKAFSRRSSLNLHTKIHTGEKHHICSECGKAFSQKSVLRTHQRIHTGEKPYKCSDCGKALASKGQLRDHQRIHTGEKPYVCPECGKGFFGRSSLHRHQITHTKERPFVCQKCGKTFIQKSALTSHQQIHTGKKPYVCPECGKGFYNKSSLPRHQMTHTRGRSFVCQKCGKAFLQKSVLKCHQRTHTCKKP; this is translated from the exons ATGGCGGCGCCTGGACTCTGCCCAGAGACGCCTGTACCAGGAG aaGTGGAATCAGAGTTTTACACTCCTTGGCAGAAAGCTTCTGAGAAAGCAGGATTTCAAACGAGTAAGGCAAGTGCAGTCACAAGGCATGGTTTGTGGTGCTCTGTGTTAGAAGAACTGTGGCAAGACCCTGACCCTGCAAGAAGAGATCGGCAAAAGCAGCTCCAGCTCCCACCCTGGAGTCCTGGTGCTTTCCTCAGCAAGAaaacacagagcacagagagagatTGTGGGTGTAAGGAGCCCAGGAAACCCATTCCCTTGGTATCCAACCTTATTTCTACACAAAAGGGAGCTCCAAAGTTACTTGCAAAATGTTTGAATCGTAATCTTGGAGTAAATGGCGAAGAACAAGGCAACGGCCCAGAACAGCTTAATGACATTGTTACATCTGATCACCTCTTCATGCAAAACTCTCCTAATGATAACTGTACAGTTCCTCATGAAGGATGGGATCCATGCAAAGGTAACCAGTGCAGACAAGTTCCCATCCATAAACAAACACTTGCAGAGAGAGAAGGTCATTCTCACGAGAAACCAGATGAGCGCACGGGATGTGGAAAGATCTTCTATGACGAGTCTGCTTCCCGTAAGCGTCAGGCAGCTCACCCTGGGGAGGGGCCTTTTGTTTGTCAcaagtgtgggaaagccttcctCCAGAAGACAGAGTTTGCCTCCCATCAAGAAACTCACCCAGAGAAACCTTATGAGTGTCCCGACTGTGGGAAATCATTCAGTCGAACGTCCAACCTGCAGGTCCATCATcgaattcacactggagagaaaccttatgaatgtctTGACTGTGGCAAATCATTCAATAATACATCCCAGCTGAAGGTACATTACCGAACCCACACAGGAGAGAGGCCTTACGTGTGTCttgaatgtgggaaagccttcaagCAGAAGTCGATCCTCAGCACGCATGAGACAGTTCACTCCGGGGAGAAGCCTTATAAGTGTACTGCCTGTGGGAAACTGTTCAGCTGCACGTCCCGACTGAAAGTGCATTATCAGATTCACATGAAGGAGAAACCTTACGAATGCAGTGACTGTGGGAAAGGTTTCAAGCGAAAGTCAAGCCTCAGCGTTCACCAGAAGATCCATATCCGACAAACACACCACGTGTGCAGCGAGTGTGGGAAAGCTTTCAACCAGAAGTCAGAGCTCAGCACGCACCAGAGACTTCACCTGGGGAAGAATTCTCACAAATGCAGTGACTGTGGGAAGTCCTTCACTTACGCATCCCAACTGAAGATGCACCATCGAGTGCACACGGGGGAGAAGCCCTACAAGTGCCGGGACTGTGGGAAATCCTTTACGTACTCATTCACACTGAATGTGCATCGCCGGATTCACAAGCTGGAGAAGCCCCACAAGTGCAGCGTCTGTGGGAAAGCCTTGGCTTCTAAGTACCAACTGGAAGAACATGAGCGaatccacacaggagagaaaccctatgtgtGTACTGAATGTGGAAAAGGCTTCCACGGTAGGTCAGGTTTCCTAAGACATCAGATAACTCACACTAGGGATAAACCTTTTGTCTGTCATAAATGTGGGAAGGCCTTCTTCCAGCGGTCACAGTTGACATCTCATCAGCAaactcacacaggagagaagccttataAATGTCATTACTGTGGGAAATCATTCAGTCACACATCCCAACTGACAGTCCATCATCGAATTCACACAGGGGAGAGACCTTACAAATGCAACTACTGTGGGAAGTCATTCAGTAATTCCTCCCAACTGAAAGAGCATCTCCGAATTCATACTGGGGAGACACCTTATGCATGTTCCGaatgtgggaaggccttcagCCGAAGATCATCCCTCAATCTACACACgaaaattcatactggagaaaaacacCATATATGTAGTGAGTGTGGAAAAGCCTTTAGTCAGAAGTCAGTACTGCGGACACACCAGAGAATACACACTGGGGAAAAGCCGTACAAATGCAGTGATTGTGGGAAAGCCCTGGCTTCAAAGGGCCAACTTCGAGATCACCAGCGGATTCACACGGGCGAGAAACCCTATGTGTGCCCTGAATGTGGGAAGGGTTTCTTTGGCAGGTCATCTTTGCATAGACATCAGATAACTCACACTAAGGAGAGACCTTTTGTCTGTCAAAAATGTGGGAAGACCTTCATCCAGAAGTCAGCACTGACATCCCATCAGCAGATTCACACAGGCAAAAAACCCTATGTGTGCCCCGAATGTGGAAAGGGCTTCTACAATAAGTCATCTTTACCTAGACATCAGATGACTCACACTAGGGGGAGATCTTTTGTCTGTCAAAAATGTGGGAAGGCGTTCCTCCAGAAGTCAGTGTTGAAATGCCATCAGCGGACTCACACTTGCAAGAAGCCTTAG
- the LOC116102095 gene encoding zinc finger protein 175-like isoform X1 has product MNLTQKLQRLHPQDGSRERSVSFEDVTVDFSQEEWRRLDSAQRRLYQEVMLEIYSHLLAVGYPIPSPGAIFKIKKRKEARTGEAKFSHGCWCQEVESEFYTPWQKASEKAGFQTSKASAVTRHGLWCSVLEELWQDPDPARRDRQKQLQLPPWSPGAFLSKKTQSTERDCGCKEPRKPIPLVSNLISTQKGAPKLLAKCLNRNLGVNGEEQGNGPEQLNDIVTSDHLFMQNSPNDNCTVPHEGWDPCKGNQCRQVPIHKQTLAEREGHSHEKPDERTGCGKIFYDESASRKRQAAHPGEGPFVCHKCGKAFLQKTEFASHQETHPEKPYECPDCGKSFSRTSNLQVHHRIHTGEKPYECLDCGKSFNNTSQLKVHYRTHTGERPYVCLECGKAFKQKSILSTHETVHSGEKPYKCTACGKLFSCTSRLKVHYQIHMKEKPYECSDCGKGFKRKSSLSVHQKIHIRQTHHVCSECGKAFNQKSELSTHQRLHLGKNSHKCSDCGKSFTYASQLKMHHRVHTGEKPYKCRDCGKSFTYSFTLNVHRRIHKLEKPHKCSVCGKALASKYQLEEHERIHTGEKPYVCTECGKGFHGRSGFLRHQITHTRDKPFVCHKCGKAFFQRSQLTSHQQTHTGEKPYKCHYCGKSFSHTSQLTVHHRIHTGERPYKCNYCGKSFSNSSQLKEHLRIHTGETPYACSECGKAFSRRSSLNLHTKIHTGEKHHICSECGKAFSQKSVLRTHQRIHTGEKPYKCSDCGKALASKGQLRDHQRIHTGEKPYVCPECGKGFFGRSSLHRHQITHTKERPFVCQKCGKTFIQKSALTSHQQIHTGKKPYVCPECGKGFYNKSSLPRHQMTHTRGRSFVCQKCGKAFLQKSVLKCHQRTHTCKKP; this is encoded by the exons ATGAATTTGACCCAGAAGCTCCAGAGACTACACCCACAGGATGGGTCACGTGAG AGATCGGTGTCCTTCGAGGATGTGACTGTGGACTTCAGCCAGGAGGAATGGCGGCGCCTGGACTCTGCCCAGAGACGCCTGTACCAGGAGGTGATGCTGGAGATCTACAGCCACCTCTTGGCAGTGG GCTACCCTATTCCTAGTCCCGGGGCCATCttcaagataaagaaaagaaaggaggctcGGACAGGAGAGGCTAAGTTCTCACATGGTTGTTGGTGTCAAG aaGTGGAATCAGAGTTTTACACTCCTTGGCAGAAAGCTTCTGAGAAAGCAGGATTTCAAACGAGTAAGGCAAGTGCAGTCACAAGGCATGGTTTGTGGTGCTCTGTGTTAGAAGAACTGTGGCAAGACCCTGACCCTGCAAGAAGAGATCGGCAAAAGCAGCTCCAGCTCCCACCCTGGAGTCCTGGTGCTTTCCTCAGCAAGAaaacacagagcacagagagagatTGTGGGTGTAAGGAGCCCAGGAAACCCATTCCCTTGGTATCCAACCTTATTTCTACACAAAAGGGAGCTCCAAAGTTACTTGCAAAATGTTTGAATCGTAATCTTGGAGTAAATGGCGAAGAACAAGGCAACGGCCCAGAACAGCTTAATGACATTGTTACATCTGATCACCTCTTCATGCAAAACTCTCCTAATGATAACTGTACAGTTCCTCATGAAGGATGGGATCCATGCAAAGGTAACCAGTGCAGACAAGTTCCCATCCATAAACAAACACTTGCAGAGAGAGAAGGTCATTCTCACGAGAAACCAGATGAGCGCACGGGATGTGGAAAGATCTTCTATGACGAGTCTGCTTCCCGTAAGCGTCAGGCAGCTCACCCTGGGGAGGGGCCTTTTGTTTGTCAcaagtgtgggaaagccttcctCCAGAAGACAGAGTTTGCCTCCCATCAAGAAACTCACCCAGAGAAACCTTATGAGTGTCCCGACTGTGGGAAATCATTCAGTCGAACGTCCAACCTGCAGGTCCATCATcgaattcacactggagagaaaccttatgaatgtctTGACTGTGGCAAATCATTCAATAATACATCCCAGCTGAAGGTACATTACCGAACCCACACAGGAGAGAGGCCTTACGTGTGTCttgaatgtgggaaagccttcaagCAGAAGTCGATCCTCAGCACGCATGAGACAGTTCACTCCGGGGAGAAGCCTTATAAGTGTACTGCCTGTGGGAAACTGTTCAGCTGCACGTCCCGACTGAAAGTGCATTATCAGATTCACATGAAGGAGAAACCTTACGAATGCAGTGACTGTGGGAAAGGTTTCAAGCGAAAGTCAAGCCTCAGCGTTCACCAGAAGATCCATATCCGACAAACACACCACGTGTGCAGCGAGTGTGGGAAAGCTTTCAACCAGAAGTCAGAGCTCAGCACGCACCAGAGACTTCACCTGGGGAAGAATTCTCACAAATGCAGTGACTGTGGGAAGTCCTTCACTTACGCATCCCAACTGAAGATGCACCATCGAGTGCACACGGGGGAGAAGCCCTACAAGTGCCGGGACTGTGGGAAATCCTTTACGTACTCATTCACACTGAATGTGCATCGCCGGATTCACAAGCTGGAGAAGCCCCACAAGTGCAGCGTCTGTGGGAAAGCCTTGGCTTCTAAGTACCAACTGGAAGAACATGAGCGaatccacacaggagagaaaccctatgtgtGTACTGAATGTGGAAAAGGCTTCCACGGTAGGTCAGGTTTCCTAAGACATCAGATAACTCACACTAGGGATAAACCTTTTGTCTGTCATAAATGTGGGAAGGCCTTCTTCCAGCGGTCACAGTTGACATCTCATCAGCAaactcacacaggagagaagccttataAATGTCATTACTGTGGGAAATCATTCAGTCACACATCCCAACTGACAGTCCATCATCGAATTCACACAGGGGAGAGACCTTACAAATGCAACTACTGTGGGAAGTCATTCAGTAATTCCTCCCAACTGAAAGAGCATCTCCGAATTCATACTGGGGAGACACCTTATGCATGTTCCGaatgtgggaaggccttcagCCGAAGATCATCCCTCAATCTACACACgaaaattcatactggagaaaaacacCATATATGTAGTGAGTGTGGAAAAGCCTTTAGTCAGAAGTCAGTACTGCGGACACACCAGAGAATACACACTGGGGAAAAGCCGTACAAATGCAGTGATTGTGGGAAAGCCCTGGCTTCAAAGGGCCAACTTCGAGATCACCAGCGGATTCACACGGGCGAGAAACCCTATGTGTGCCCTGAATGTGGGAAGGGTTTCTTTGGCAGGTCATCTTTGCATAGACATCAGATAACTCACACTAAGGAGAGACCTTTTGTCTGTCAAAAATGTGGGAAGACCTTCATCCAGAAGTCAGCACTGACATCCCATCAGCAGATTCACACAGGCAAAAAACCCTATGTGTGCCCCGAATGTGGAAAGGGCTTCTACAATAAGTCATCTTTACCTAGACATCAGATGACTCACACTAGGGGGAGATCTTTTGTCTGTCAAAAATGTGGGAAGGCGTTCCTCCAGAAGTCAGTGTTGAAATGCCATCAGCGGACTCACACTTGCAAGAAGCCTTAG